Proteins encoded in a region of the Methanomassiliicoccales archaeon genome:
- a CDS encoding acetolactate synthase: MDDRAKYRIKQLSIFSENRPGRLMDIARDMKEAQVNILGFTIAEGSGYGVVRMLVDKPEKAYEKLTSEGHVVKFTDVLAVKMEDKPGGLYDLTVMLKEAGINIEYAYGYRNHPSAVLILKVEEVDRAIDCILASGRTLYDTSHFK; this comes from the coding sequence ATGGATGATCGCGCCAAGTATCGCATAAAGCAGCTCTCGATCTTTTCTGAAAACAGACCGGGAAGGCTCATGGACATCGCCCGGGATATGAAGGAGGCTCAGGTGAATATCCTGGGCTTCACCATCGCCGAGGGTTCTGGCTACGGGGTGGTGCGCATGCTTGTGGATAAACCGGAGAAAGCCTATGAGAAACTTACTTCGGAAGGACATGTGGTTAAGTTTACCGATGTCCTGGCGGTGAAGATGGAAGATAAACCAGGTGGGCTGTATGACCTGACGGTGATGCTCAAGGAGGCGGGGATCAACATCGAATATGCCTATGGCTATCGCAATCATCCTTCCGCCGTCCTTATCTTGAAGGTGGAAGAAGTAGACCGAGCTATCGACTGCATACTTGCAAGTGGGCGGACGCTCTACGATACATCTCATTTCAAGTGA